ATTTCTGTCTCATAACGTGAAGCAGGTTAAGTTCGTAGACAGGACATTCAATGCCGATGCGCCAAGGGCTGTTGCAATAATGGAATATCTGACGGAGAAAGACAACGGTCGAACGAATTTTCATTTTGAGATAAGCGGCGATCTTATAGGAAAGGCATTCATAGACACCGTTTCCGCTTCTAGAAAGGGACTATTCCAATTCGAAGTAGGCGTTCAAAGCACCAATCAAAATACGCTTCATGCAGTCAATAGAAAAACGGATTTCGATAAATTGTCTTATTGGGTTAAGAGATTGATGGGAACAGAAAAAAGCCATGTGCATCTCGATCTTATTGCGGGACTTCCCTTCGAGGACTACGCAAGTTTTAAAACATCCTTTAATGATGTTTATTCTGTTGGCGGGCATCATCTTCAGCTTGGATTCCTTAAGCTCTTGCCGGGGACCGATATAAGGAAAAACGCAAAAGGCTTCGGGTATGCCTTCAAATCCGAACCGCCATATGAAGTTTTAATGACCAATGTACTTTCACATAGTGATATCTCGAGGCTTAAATGCATTGAAGATGTTCTTGAGCGTTACGGAAATTCAGGCGGGTTCTTGCGTTCCATGGAGTATTTCAATAGGCTCTTCAATGGAGATGCATTTGGCTTTTACGAGGCTTTTTCCGATTATTTGAAGGAAAATGATTTTTTTGAAAGAGCGCATAGCAAGAGAAAGCTCTATGGATACCTATTCGATTATCACGAAACCCTTGAACTAGAAAAAGACACGCCCCTTTTTCTAGATATCCTAAAATTTGACTATCTTAGGCAGAAACCACAGACCCTTTTGCCGATTTTCAACATAATTGAGCCTGAGGGATATAAAAATGCGTGCCATCAATTTTTAAAGGATGCGGCGAAATTAAAAAAAACATTGCCTGCCTATGAGGGATTGCCGGCAAAGAAAATAATCAACAAGGTTCATTTCGAACCCTTTGGATACAACGTCGACACATTTAAAAAGGAAAGGACACATGTTCTTTTCGACTATGAAAGCGAAAAAGGATTTATGGGGGAATCGGAATACCATTTCGTTTCATTAACTGAATCCGGGAAGGAAAAGACAAATGCAAATACTAAATGACATCTATTACACAAACAGAGAAGTACTTAAAAAAACGATAAAGGCAATAACGGCGAATT
The genomic region above belongs to Peptostreptococcaceae bacterium and contains:
- a CDS encoding B12-binding domain-containing radical SAM protein yields the protein MKVLLVALNSQFVHSSLSIHSLYSAVKEEPGFDILIKEYTINQEEDHVLRDLTGEKPDLICFSCYIWNIEIVRRLTRNIKKIDPSINILLGGPEVSYAEDCDGYELPEADYVLRGEGEGKLLDFLRGNSGEDRIEIIEDLKSLSFPYTEEELYESKDKILYYESSRGCPYRCSYCLSSIIKKTRYKDIDMVKHEMDIFLSHNVKQVKFVDRTFNADAPRAVAIMEYLTEKDNGRTNFHFEISGDLIGKAFIDTVSASRKGLFQFEVGVQSTNQNTLHAVNRKTDFDKLSYWVKRLMGTEKSHVHLDLIAGLPFEDYASFKTSFNDVYSVGGHHLQLGFLKLLPGTDIRKNAKGFGYAFKSEPPYEVLMTNVLSHSDISRLKCIEDVLERYGNSGGFLRSMEYFNRLFNGDAFGFYEAFSDYLKENDFFERAHSKRKLYGYLFDYHETLELEKDTPLFLDILKFDYLRQKPQTLLPIFNIIEPEGYKNACHQFLKDAAKLKKTLPAYEGLPAKKIINKVHFEPFGYNVDTFKKERTHVLFDYESEKGFMGESEYHFVSLTESGKEKTNANTK